A single window of Chitinophaga sp. XS-30 DNA harbors:
- a CDS encoding FecR domain-containing protein, which yields MEFDQEHIRQLYLQKLTNSLTPEEEQELEAAMRSSAVRRMCRELDDLYASPEMQDLLREKPTSTRWDELVEHVMEKEEAVVIHSMGVRRWLMAASVTLVVSVGLYLIWPEPRQQSVNFSALAAATGKNYDIRLKLSTGEEVALTGAGAQKKIMAGTVQLSNQNKTLRYEHGEAHATQWNTLEVPAREDYNIVLSDGTEVSLNSASSLRFPFSFNGSNTREVEVRGEAFFKVAPNASKPFIVRTQAGDVQVLGTSFNINTYQPGRLSASLVEGSIKAVYRGDARLLRPGEQVVNQTSSGMTVRKFDEDEVLSWRKGIYYFNSSSMVKVAEVMDRWYDVQVVFDNPAIASYKHDGKLEKSVPLEDFLEVLRLTQRINYRLEDGVLHLF from the coding sequence ATGGAATTTGATCAGGAACATATCAGGCAATTATACCTGCAAAAGTTGACCAATTCGCTGACTCCGGAAGAGGAGCAGGAACTGGAGGCCGCAATGCGTTCTTCAGCGGTACGACGAATGTGCAGGGAGCTGGATGACCTGTATGCTTCCCCTGAGATGCAGGATCTGTTGAGGGAAAAGCCTACCAGTACCCGATGGGATGAGCTGGTGGAGCATGTGATGGAGAAAGAAGAGGCCGTGGTCATCCATAGCATGGGAGTCCGCCGCTGGTTGATGGCAGCCAGTGTAACGCTGGTAGTGTCGGTAGGGCTTTACCTGATCTGGCCGGAGCCCCGGCAACAATCCGTTAACTTTTCCGCGCTGGCTGCGGCTACCGGAAAAAATTACGATATCCGCCTGAAATTGTCTACAGGAGAAGAGGTGGCGCTGACCGGCGCCGGTGCGCAGAAAAAAATCATGGCGGGAACGGTGCAACTGAGCAATCAAAATAAAACATTACGTTATGAGCATGGCGAAGCTCACGCAACGCAATGGAACACATTAGAAGTGCCCGCAAGGGAGGACTACAACATTGTTCTTTCTGACGGCACTGAAGTTAGCCTCAATTCAGCTTCGAGCCTGCGCTTCCCCTTCTCATTCAACGGTAGCAATACCCGGGAAGTGGAAGTGCGGGGAGAAGCATTCTTCAAAGTAGCCCCCAATGCGAGTAAACCATTTATAGTTCGTACCCAGGCCGGCGATGTGCAGGTATTGGGTACTTCTTTTAACATCAATACCTACCAACCCGGCAGGCTGAGCGCCTCGCTGGTAGAAGGCAGCATAAAGGCCGTGTATCGCGGCGATGCCAGGTTGCTCCGCCCCGGAGAACAGGTGGTCAATCAGACCTCTTCCGGAATGACTGTCCGGAAATTCGATGAAGATGAGGTCTTGTCCTGGAGAAAAGGGATCTATTATTTCAACAGTAGCAGCATGGTAAAGGTAGCGGAAGTAATGGACCGCTGGTATGATGTGCAGGTGGTATTTGACAACCCGGCCATCGCATCGTACAAACACGATGGAAAGCTGGAGAAATCAGTTCCCCTGGAGGATTTTCTCGAGGTACTGCGCCTGACACAGCGGATCAACTACAGGTTGGAAGATGGCGTATTGCATCTTTTTTAG
- a CDS encoding GH92 family glycosyl hydrolase has protein sequence MKKAAWSFLALFAGFQTSAQTVSSVTDPVEWVNPLMGTDSKVSLSNGNTYPAVATPWGMNFWMPQTNTMGNGWAYQYGADKIRGFKQTHQPSPWINDYGQFSIMPVTGKLRFHQDARASWYSHKAEVAKPYYYSVYLADADVTTEITPTERAAQFRFTYPASDSSFVVVDAFDRGSHIKILPQEKKIIGYTTRNSGGVPKNFKNYFVIYFDKPFTIAHTWNGDKLEKGVLELTDGHVGAIVGFKTAKGEKVGLRVASSFISFEQAELNLKRELGNDAFDVTKQKAKASWNKELSRLSPEGGTVDQVRTFYSCLYRALLFPRKFYEYDAQNRVVHYSPFNGEVLPGYMFTDNGFWDTFRSQFPFLTLMYPEMNSHIMEGLVNTYKESGWLPEWASPGHRDCMIGSNSASLIADSYLKGIRGYDINTLYEALLKNSENEGPLTSVGRKGVKFYNELGYVPYDVNINENAARTLEYAYDDFTIYKLAIALKRPQEEIERFRKRSQFYRNLFDPETKLMRGKNKDGKFQAPFNPFKWGDAFTEGNSWHYTWSVFHDIQGLADLMGGRESFAEMLDSVFNMPPVYDESYYGGVIHEIREMQIANMGQYAHGNQPIQHMIYLYNYAGQPWKAQYWVRQVMDRLYHSGPDGYCGDEDNGQTSAWYVFSAMGFYPVCPGTDQYVFGAPLFPKMTVTMENGKKLVIEAPGNSAANVYAQSISLNGKNYGKNWISHADLQKGGVLKVVMGAQPEKTRGTKEEAFPYSYSTEKK, from the coding sequence ATGAAAAAGGCAGCATGGAGTTTCCTTGCCCTGTTCGCAGGCTTCCAGACCAGCGCGCAGACCGTATCCTCAGTGACGGACCCTGTAGAGTGGGTGAACCCCTTGATGGGTACCGATTCGAAGGTCAGCCTCTCTAACGGCAATACCTATCCCGCAGTGGCTACCCCCTGGGGCATGAACTTCTGGATGCCGCAAACCAATACCATGGGTAATGGTTGGGCCTACCAGTATGGGGCGGACAAGATCCGCGGCTTCAAACAGACGCACCAGCCCTCCCCCTGGATCAACGACTACGGCCAGTTCTCTATCATGCCGGTAACGGGGAAACTGCGCTTCCACCAGGATGCCCGCGCCAGCTGGTACTCTCACAAAGCGGAAGTTGCCAAACCCTATTATTACAGCGTGTACCTGGCTGACGCAGACGTTACCACCGAGATCACCCCCACCGAAAGAGCTGCCCAGTTCCGCTTTACCTATCCGGCATCAGACAGCTCCTTTGTAGTCGTGGACGCATTCGACAGAGGCTCCCACATCAAGATCCTCCCGCAGGAGAAAAAGATCATCGGTTATACCACCCGCAACAGCGGTGGTGTTCCCAAGAACTTCAAGAACTACTTCGTCATCTATTTCGATAAGCCGTTTACCATAGCCCACACCTGGAATGGCGACAAGCTGGAAAAGGGTGTGCTGGAACTGACGGATGGCCATGTTGGCGCCATCGTAGGTTTCAAAACGGCCAAAGGCGAAAAGGTGGGCCTCAGGGTAGCGTCTTCCTTTATCAGTTTCGAGCAGGCCGAACTGAACCTGAAACGTGAACTGGGCAACGATGCTTTCGATGTCACCAAACAGAAAGCCAAGGCAAGCTGGAACAAGGAACTGAGCCGCCTTTCCCCCGAAGGAGGGACAGTGGACCAGGTACGTACCTTCTACTCCTGCCTCTACCGCGCCCTGCTTTTCCCGCGCAAGTTCTATGAATATGACGCGCAGAACAGAGTGGTGCATTACAGTCCCTTTAACGGCGAAGTATTGCCCGGATACATGTTCACCGATAACGGTTTCTGGGATACCTTCCGCTCGCAGTTCCCTTTCCTCACCCTGATGTACCCTGAAATGAACAGCCACATCATGGAAGGCCTGGTGAACACCTACAAGGAAAGCGGCTGGTTGCCGGAATGGGCCAGCCCGGGGCACCGCGACTGCATGATCGGTTCCAACTCCGCTTCTCTCATTGCGGACTCCTACCTGAAAGGTATCCGCGGTTACGATATCAATACCCTCTACGAAGCGCTGCTGAAGAACAGCGAGAACGAAGGTCCCCTGACCTCCGTAGGCCGTAAAGGTGTTAAATTCTATAACGAGCTGGGCTATGTTCCGTATGACGTGAACATCAACGAAAATGCCGCCCGTACGCTGGAGTATGCGTATGACGACTTCACCATCTACAAGCTTGCCATCGCGTTGAAGCGCCCGCAGGAAGAGATCGAACGGTTCCGGAAACGCAGCCAGTTCTACCGTAATCTCTTTGATCCGGAAACAAAGCTGATGCGCGGTAAAAACAAGGACGGCAAATTCCAGGCGCCTTTCAATCCCTTCAAATGGGGAGATGCCTTCACCGAAGGCAACAGCTGGCATTATACCTGGTCTGTATTCCACGACATCCAGGGCCTGGCCGACCTCATGGGCGGAAGGGAAAGTTTTGCGGAAATGCTGGACTCCGTGTTCAACATGCCTCCGGTGTATGATGAAAGCTATTACGGTGGCGTGATCCACGAGATCCGCGAAATGCAGATCGCCAACATGGGCCAGTATGCACACGGCAACCAGCCCATTCAGCACATGATCTATCTGTACAATTACGCAGGCCAGCCCTGGAAAGCCCAGTACTGGGTGCGCCAGGTGATGGACAGGCTGTACCATTCCGGTCCTGATGGCTATTGCGGTGATGAAGACAATGGGCAGACTTCCGCCTGGTACGTGTTCTCCGCCATGGGTTTCTACCCGGTTTGTCCGGGTACGGACCAGTACGTTTTCGGAGCGCCGTTGTTCCCGAAAATGACGGTAACTATGGAGAACGGAAAGAAACTGGTGATCGAAGCACCCGGCAACAGCGCTGCCAATGTTTACGCACAAAGCATTTCGCTGAACGGCAAGAACTACGGCAAGAACTGGATCAGTCATGCAGACCTGCAAAAGGGCGGTGTGCTGAAAGTAGTGATGGGTGCGCAACCGGAAAAAACGAGGGGAACGAAGGAAGAAGCCTTCCCTTATTCCTATTCAACGGAGAAAAAATAA
- a CDS encoding SusC/RagA family TonB-linked outer membrane protein codes for MTGTVISALYKRSIWIILWIFTSSALLAQNTPSTSRLNLSGNHTVAEIFRAIRVQMGLTASFSNAVIDKERKLYVDFRDASLEEVMDVVTDGLYVAWSLRGDLVLLTASATQHVSRRTNPAPLTGIVLDNEGAPVPGASVAVNGSPRGFTGTDGSFRIENVADKSVLLISSVGYLARQRRLDGERHVIFQLDPAITHMEGITVVSTGFQTLPKERSTGSFVLLDRELINRRPNGSILDRLEGITSGLLNFNTPSLGLISKMPSSASLGMNLRGISTLSPNQVNPNPLIVLDNFPYEGDIRNINPNDIESITVLKDAASASIWGSRSGNGVIVLTTRKGRKNQKMRMDFNTNLTITRKPDLYYDPNYMSAADYIDVEEELFEAGYFNSDISNQSSFPPLSPVVEILARERNGLLSEAEANAQINALKSNDVRKDFLRHIYQEAVSQQYALSMHGGSEDHAYYLSVGHDRNRDNLVRNGNVRSTITSSNTYTPVKGLEVTAYINYSHSRVNQHNELRFGALSVNGTKYGMLYPYARLADANGHALPTARDYRPSFIDSISQEGYKDWHYRPLDEIRNADNSTTIQDLVLRASVKYRFTPFLNAEMQYQNERQLISSRNYRNEHSYFARNLINRFSVKDPVTGIFTYNFPKGGILSLGDYDWRANNLRANLNYHQKFNDHGITAILGGEIRELSAVGTERHTIGYSDATGTGTPNLNYNTLYPTFPSGASTLNTAFPMNGDVSGILNRFVSYYANVGYSYKERYDFTVSGRKDGANLFGVRTNEKITPLWSMGLGWDISREPFYRAGSWLPELRLRSSYGFNGNVYNGSAYMTGTYLTEPLTGLPSIVNISPQNDQLRWEKVKIFNAGLDFMSKGARFSGTVEYFDKRGLDLIERANVAPQVGFVTVIKNSATTRTAGFDITLRGKILDGPVKWMSTLLFSQLKDKIIDYDMKPNANSVILKDPLGILYVEGKPIRGLLSYKWAGLDPTNGDPRGYLNGDVSTDYSGIINNYNPDSLVFHGSASPTIYGAFRNDFVFKGFSLSLNVTYKLGYYFRRAGVSLNYPSILTGSMNRDYGARWQTPGDEITGNVPSLRYPPNNFRNNFYQYSEILVERGDHIRLQDIRFGYVIPSKRRGIQVYTYLNNLGIIWRANKQKLDPDVDHLSPNVHMLPNPFSCTFGVQTTF; via the coding sequence ATGACAGGAACTGTTATATCGGCGCTGTATAAACGTTCAATCTGGATCATACTATGGATCTTTACCTCTTCCGCATTGCTTGCACAAAACACCCCTTCAACATCCCGGCTGAACCTGAGCGGTAACCATACCGTGGCGGAAATATTCAGGGCCATACGCGTGCAGATGGGCCTGACCGCTTCTTTCAGCAACGCCGTAATAGACAAGGAACGAAAACTTTATGTGGATTTCAGGGATGCATCCCTCGAAGAAGTGATGGATGTGGTTACCGACGGGTTGTATGTTGCCTGGAGCCTGCGGGGAGACCTCGTGCTGCTGACTGCATCAGCAACGCAGCATGTGTCCCGCAGAACAAACCCGGCGCCGTTGACCGGTATTGTCCTGGACAATGAAGGCGCACCCGTGCCCGGCGCTTCCGTTGCCGTCAATGGCTCACCCAGAGGTTTCACCGGCACCGATGGCAGCTTTCGCATAGAGAACGTGGCGGATAAATCAGTGCTCCTTATCAGCTCGGTCGGATACCTCGCCCGGCAACGCCGGCTGGATGGAGAACGGCATGTGATATTCCAGCTCGACCCCGCCATTACACATATGGAAGGCATCACCGTAGTGTCCACCGGTTTCCAGACCCTCCCGAAAGAACGCTCTACCGGTTCCTTTGTGCTGCTGGACAGGGAACTGATCAACCGGAGGCCCAACGGCAGCATCCTCGACAGGCTGGAAGGCATTACCAGCGGCCTGCTGAATTTCAATACCCCATCCCTCGGACTGATCTCGAAGATGCCATCCAGCGCTTCCCTCGGCATGAACCTCCGGGGCATCAGCACTTTATCTCCCAACCAGGTCAACCCCAATCCGCTGATCGTACTGGATAATTTTCCATACGAAGGCGATATCAGGAATATCAACCCTAACGATATCGAATCCATCACCGTACTGAAAGATGCCGCCTCTGCGAGCATCTGGGGATCAAGAAGCGGTAACGGCGTCATCGTGCTCACCACCCGCAAAGGCCGGAAGAACCAGAAAATGCGGATGGACTTCAATACAAATCTCACCATCACCCGCAAACCGGATCTCTATTATGATCCCAATTACATGAGTGCGGCAGATTATATCGATGTGGAGGAAGAACTTTTTGAAGCCGGTTATTTCAATTCCGATATCAGCAACCAGAGCAGTTTTCCCCCGCTGTCCCCCGTAGTGGAGATACTGGCCAGGGAAAGGAACGGCCTGCTTTCCGAAGCTGAAGCCAATGCACAGATCAATGCGCTGAAATCCAATGACGTCAGAAAGGACTTTCTCCGGCATATCTACCAGGAAGCCGTCAGCCAGCAATATGCGCTGAGCATGCACGGCGGCTCCGAAGATCATGCCTACTATCTTTCCGTGGGCCATGACCGGAACCGGGACAACCTGGTGAGGAACGGCAATGTCCGGTCAACGATCACTTCTTCCAATACCTACACACCGGTAAAAGGCCTGGAGGTCACCGCCTATATCAATTACAGCCACAGCAGGGTGAACCAGCATAATGAGCTGCGGTTCGGCGCCCTGTCTGTAAACGGTACAAAATACGGCATGCTGTATCCTTATGCCCGGCTGGCCGATGCCAACGGTCATGCGCTGCCTACCGCCAGGGATTACAGGCCTTCCTTCATAGACAGCATTTCCCAGGAAGGGTATAAGGACTGGCACTACCGTCCCCTCGACGAGATCAGGAATGCGGACAATAGCACAACTATACAGGACCTTGTGCTGCGCGCCTCTGTCAAATACCGGTTCACACCATTTCTCAATGCCGAAATGCAATACCAGAATGAAAGGCAGCTGATCTCCTCCCGGAACTATAGAAATGAGCATAGCTACTTTGCCCGTAACCTGATCAACAGATTTTCCGTGAAAGACCCGGTTACCGGTATTTTCACCTATAATTTCCCGAAAGGCGGTATCCTTTCGCTGGGCGATTACGACTGGCGGGCCAATAACCTTCGCGCCAATCTCAACTATCACCAGAAGTTCAACGACCATGGCATAACGGCCATTCTGGGAGGAGAGATCAGGGAATTGTCAGCCGTTGGTACGGAGCGGCATACCATCGGGTACTCGGACGCCACCGGCACCGGTACGCCCAATCTGAACTATAACACACTGTATCCCACTTTCCCAAGCGGAGCATCCACACTTAATACCGCCTTCCCCATGAACGGAGATGTGTCCGGTATCCTGAACAGATTTGTTTCCTACTACGCCAATGTGGGCTACAGCTACAAAGAACGGTACGATTTTACGGTCAGCGGCAGAAAGGATGGTGCGAACCTCTTTGGTGTGCGCACGAATGAAAAGATCACACCGCTCTGGTCCATGGGCCTGGGCTGGGATATCAGCCGGGAGCCATTTTACCGTGCGGGGAGCTGGTTACCCGAGTTGCGCCTGCGCAGCTCGTACGGGTTTAACGGTAATGTGTATAATGGTTCGGCGTATATGACTGGGACATACCTGACGGAACCATTAACAGGGTTGCCTTCGATTGTCAATATTTCACCGCAGAATGATCAGCTGCGATGGGAGAAAGTGAAAATATTTAATGCAGGTCTGGACTTTATGTCGAAAGGCGCAAGGTTTTCCGGCACGGTAGAGTATTTTGACAAGAGGGGCCTGGATCTGATCGAAAGAGCGAATGTAGCGCCGCAGGTTGGTTTTGTAACGGTGATCAAGAACTCGGCTACCACCCGTACGGCTGGTTTCGATATTACCCTGAGAGGAAAGATATTGGATGGGCCTGTGAAATGGATGTCGACTTTACTTTTCAGTCAGTTGAAGGATAAGATTATCGATTATGATATGAAGCCTAATGCTAATTCGGTCATACTAAAAGATCCTTTAGGAATTCTTTATGTTGAAGGGAAACCCATAAGGGGGTTGCTCAGTTATAAATGGGCCGGCCTGGACCCAACAAACGGTGATCCCAGAGGCTACCTGAATGGAGATGTGAGCACAGATTACAGTGGGATCATCAATAATTATAACCCCGATAGTCTTGTGTTTCATGGTTCAGCTTCACCGACAATTTATGGAGCTTTCAGGAATGACTTTGTTTTCAAAGGATTTTCGCTGTCACTGAATGTGACATATAAACTGGGTTATTATTTCAGGAGAGCGGGTGTTAGTTTGAATTACCCGAGTATATTGACCGGTAGTATGAATAGGGATTATGGTGCTAGATGGCAAACACCTGGAGATGAAATAACTGGCAATGTGCCATCCCTGAGATATCCTCCAAATAATTTCCGCAATAACTTTTATCAATATTCCGAGATACTTGTTGAGAGAGGGGATCATATAAGATTGCAGGACATTCGCTTCGGTTACGTAATTCCATCGAAACGTCGCGGTATTCAAGTATATACTTATCTTAATAACCTGGGAATTATCTGGCGGGCCAATAAACAAAAGTTGGATCCGGATGTAGATCATCTTTCCCCCAACGTTCACATGTTACCGAATCCATTCTCGTGTACATTTGGTGTGCAGACTACCTTTTAA
- a CDS encoding sigma-70 family RNA polymerase sigma factor: protein MNEECTTMNGSGLTEEEFKVLYFSFREALVVEAFRILRDGHEAEDVVQDTFIRLWENNYLKDVNPAAIRSYLYSAVKNNCLTRKSAKESTEKRHGHFVDMNGGYIIEDQSETWELRERINQAVQDLPLQRRWAFTKTYIDNKSYREAGQEMGLAMETVKSHVKIALKTLRISLSGLR, encoded by the coding sequence ATGAATGAAGAATGCACAACTATGAATGGTTCCGGGCTTACGGAGGAGGAATTTAAAGTTTTGTATTTCAGTTTTCGCGAAGCACTCGTCGTAGAGGCTTTCAGGATTTTGCGTGACGGGCATGAAGCGGAAGACGTTGTACAGGATACATTTATCCGCCTATGGGAGAATAATTATCTGAAGGATGTAAATCCGGCTGCGATCAGATCCTATCTGTACAGCGCGGTAAAGAATAATTGCCTGACCCGGAAGAGCGCAAAAGAAAGTACGGAAAAAAGACATGGCCATTTCGTAGATATGAATGGCGGTTATATTATAGAAGACCAGTCAGAGACCTGGGAATTGCGCGAACGTATCAACCAGGCAGTACAGGATCTGCCCTTGCAACGCCGTTGGGCCTTTACGAAGACCTATATCGATAATAAATCGTACCGGGAAGCCGGTCAGGAAATGGGATTGGCCATGGAAACAGTAAAAAGCCATGTAAAGATCGCCCTTAAAACCCTGCGTATTTCCCTGTCAGGCCTGCGCTGA
- a CDS encoding GH92 family glycosyl hydrolase, with translation MRRFSLALLLLSPTLVFGQDLVQYVKPIIGTAKMGHTYPGATVPFGMVQLSPETDTIPYEMNGKYNPDVYKYCAGYQYIDKTIVGFSHTHFSGTGHSDLGDFLIMPTTGALQLNPGTADQPQNGYRSRFSHDNETAEAAYYKVKLDDHNILAELTATNRVGFHQYTFQDGGNAHIILDLMAGIYNYDNKNVWTFVRVENDSLITGYRQTSGWARTRTVYFAMTFSKPIKKYGHQNYANDVYRGFWRKFDQTTDFPEMAGRRIRAWFDFDAQPGEKIQVKFALSPVSTAGALNNLRTEAPGWDFDAVKRKGQAEWNKELAKIRVKALSEDDMVNFYTAMYHTFLGPTTYMDVDGGYRGLDQLNHKADGFTNYTTFSLWDTYRALHPFFNIVQPKRNADMVRSMLEHYNQSVHNMLPVWSHHANENWCMIGYHSVSVVADAIMKGNTGSYDAHAALEACATTARYRKYDGLGYYMDMGYVPEDKNGSSVSKTLEYAYDDWCIAQAAKKLGRNDLYQEFIKRSENYRNVFDPSTGFMRPRLSDGSFRKEFDVLSTHGQGYIEGNAWNYSLYVPQYPVEMIALMGGKKQFTGHLDSLFTMHLPDEFFAETEDITREGIIGNYVHGNEPAHHAAYLYNWTDAPWKTQERVRMILEKMYKPTADGLGGNDDCGQMSAWYIFSALGFYPVAPGATEYALGSPAIRSATLQLENGKTFTVEAVNQSAKNVYVKKIELNDNPLNSRFLSHDDIMNGGRIVFHMAAKPAK, from the coding sequence ATGAGAAGATTTTCCCTCGCGCTTTTATTATTGTCCCCCACCCTGGTTTTTGGGCAGGACCTGGTACAATATGTAAAGCCTATCATCGGCACAGCAAAAATGGGGCATACCTACCCGGGGGCCACGGTCCCCTTCGGCATGGTGCAGCTCAGCCCGGAAACGGATACCATTCCCTACGAGATGAATGGCAAATACAACCCGGACGTGTACAAGTACTGCGCTGGTTATCAGTACATTGACAAGACCATCGTGGGTTTCAGCCACACCCATTTCAGCGGCACCGGGCATTCGGACCTGGGGGATTTCCTCATCATGCCCACCACCGGCGCCCTCCAATTGAACCCCGGAACGGCGGACCAGCCACAGAATGGTTACCGCTCCCGTTTTTCGCATGACAACGAGACCGCCGAAGCGGCTTATTACAAAGTAAAGCTGGATGACCATAACATCCTGGCCGAACTCACCGCCACCAACCGCGTGGGCTTCCACCAATACACCTTCCAGGACGGCGGGAACGCCCATATTATACTGGACCTGATGGCGGGTATCTATAATTATGACAACAAGAATGTGTGGACCTTCGTACGGGTGGAGAACGATTCCCTGATCACCGGCTACCGGCAGACCAGCGGCTGGGCCAGAACCCGTACGGTCTATTTTGCCATGACCTTCAGCAAACCCATCAAAAAGTACGGCCATCAGAACTATGCCAATGATGTGTACCGCGGTTTCTGGCGGAAATTCGATCAGACGACCGACTTCCCTGAAATGGCCGGCCGCCGGATCAGGGCCTGGTTCGATTTCGATGCCCAACCAGGTGAAAAGATCCAGGTGAAATTCGCATTGTCCCCGGTAAGCACCGCAGGCGCGCTCAACAACCTGCGCACCGAAGCGCCGGGCTGGGACTTCGATGCCGTGAAACGCAAGGGCCAGGCGGAATGGAACAAAGAACTGGCAAAGATCAGGGTAAAAGCCCTGAGCGAAGATGATATGGTAAACTTCTACACCGCCATGTACCATACCTTCCTCGGCCCCACCACTTATATGGACGTGGACGGCGGCTACCGGGGGCTGGATCAGCTGAACCACAAGGCTGACGGATTTACCAATTATACGACCTTCTCGCTCTGGGACACCTATCGCGCCCTGCATCCCTTCTTTAATATCGTTCAGCCGAAGCGGAATGCGGACATGGTACGCTCCATGCTCGAACACTACAACCAGAGCGTGCATAACATGCTGCCGGTCTGGAGCCACCATGCCAACGAAAACTGGTGCATGATCGGTTATCACAGCGTTTCCGTAGTGGCCGATGCCATTATGAAAGGCAATACCGGAAGTTACGATGCCCATGCCGCCCTGGAAGCCTGCGCCACCACCGCCAGGTACCGGAAATACGATGGGCTCGGCTATTATATGGATATGGGATATGTGCCGGAAGACAAGAACGGCTCCTCCGTATCCAAAACGCTGGAATATGCGTATGACGACTGGTGCATTGCCCAGGCCGCCAAAAAACTGGGCCGCAACGATCTGTACCAGGAATTCATCAAACGTTCGGAAAACTACCGCAACGTATTCGACCCTTCTACCGGTTTCATGCGCCCCAGGCTCAGCGACGGTTCTTTCCGGAAAGAATTTGATGTGCTCAGCACCCACGGCCAGGGATACATTGAAGGGAATGCCTGGAACTACAGCCTGTACGTCCCGCAGTACCCGGTGGAGATGATCGCGCTGATGGGCGGCAAAAAACAATTCACCGGTCACCTGGATTCCCTCTTTACCATGCACCTGCCGGATGAATTCTTTGCGGAAACGGAGGATATCACGCGCGAGGGGATCATCGGCAACTATGTACACGGCAACGAACCGGCTCATCATGCGGCTTACCTGTACAACTGGACGGATGCTCCATGGAAAACACAGGAACGTGTGCGCATGATCCTGGAAAAAATGTATAAACCCACAGCAGACGGGCTTGGAGGGAATGACGACTGCGGACAGATGAGCGCATGGTACATTTTCAGCGCGCTGGGCTTCTACCCCGTTGCTCCCGGCGCTACGGAATATGCACTGGGCAGCCCCGCCATCCGGTCTGCCACGCTGCAGCTGGAAAACGGCAAGACCTTTACCGTGGAAGCCGTGAACCAGAGCGCTAAAAATGTATATGTGAAGAAAATAGAGCTGAACGACAACCCTTTGAACAGCCGCTTTCTTTCTCATGACGATATCATGAACGGCGGCAGGATCGTTTTCCACATGGCCGCCAAACCCGCAAAGTAG